In the genome of Planctomycetaceae bacterium, one region contains:
- a CDS encoding PQQ-binding-like beta-propeller repeat protein → MKAFVLTLLGVCLMCPSVLSEDWPHWRGLRMNGLSGEASLPDSWSPKGENLLWRKEEYGTRSSPVVMNGRVYLVCRAFPETTKEGEKTVCLDAVTGELLWESIHNVYLSDAPAERVGWSSVICDPDSERIYVLGLGCVFQCLDAKTGKIYWERSMSEEFGMLSTYGGRTNFPVVFEDLVIISGVMTGWGETAVPAHRFIAFDKITGESVWFISTQPKPKDTTYSTPVFARFNGQDAMVVGAGDGAIYALQPRTGKIIWKYQASTRGLNTTPLVDERGIVYCGHSEQNANDTTILGSIFAFDGNTTGEVKESDLLWKQMKRTVARSTPVKLGDRVYFIEDGANLVIVEAATGRIVGEKKLGRIMFGSMVHGDGKFYAIENTGRSYILKPSDKGVDIISQTRLSQGEEVFGSPAISDGRIYIPTIEALYCVGLESAAKPVEKPARPRLRLSVSGGAGSGGNRTAEIATILLTPVENLIKPGETLQLSVRAYDEKGRFLKEVTEADITVEGGGSVSNKLLFTAPDGDAPAAVTLKATVGDLTASARVRVIPALPWKFDFNDGKVPPTWIGANYRHKPAKVEGEDVLVKISTIPLGTRSQGWMGWTDLHDYTIQADFLATETDGRLPDMGLVNQRYTLDLQGSQHLQIRSWTPRLELRFARTVDMQWSAGTWYTMKFQSENKDGKAILRGKIWPRNSSEPTEWQIEAADETPNVIGSPGMFGKSSDAEFYIDNVQVYAN, encoded by the coding sequence ATGAAAGCTTTTGTGCTCACTCTGCTGGGTGTTTGCCTCATGTGTCCTTCCGTTCTGAGCGAAGACTGGCCGCACTGGCGCGGACTTCGAATGAACGGCCTGTCGGGAGAGGCCTCACTTCCGGACAGTTGGTCCCCGAAGGGTGAAAACCTGCTTTGGCGAAAAGAGGAATACGGAACTCGATCCAGTCCCGTGGTCATGAACGGCCGCGTTTATCTGGTCTGTCGTGCATTCCCCGAAACAACCAAAGAAGGCGAGAAGACTGTTTGTCTGGATGCTGTCACTGGTGAATTACTCTGGGAAAGTATTCACAACGTTTATCTCTCGGACGCTCCGGCAGAACGCGTCGGTTGGTCGAGTGTGATCTGCGATCCGGATTCAGAACGAATCTACGTTCTGGGGCTCGGATGCGTCTTTCAGTGCCTCGACGCAAAGACTGGAAAAATCTATTGGGAACGCTCGATGAGCGAAGAGTTCGGAATGCTTTCCACCTACGGTGGCCGAACGAACTTCCCGGTTGTTTTTGAAGACCTGGTAATCATCAGCGGCGTGATGACCGGCTGGGGAGAGACGGCTGTTCCTGCGCATCGGTTTATCGCATTCGATAAGATCACAGGAGAATCTGTCTGGTTCATAAGCACACAGCCCAAGCCCAAAGACACGACCTACAGTACCCCCGTGTTCGCCCGATTCAATGGTCAGGACGCGATGGTCGTTGGAGCCGGAGACGGGGCGATTTACGCCTTGCAGCCACGCACCGGGAAGATTATCTGGAAATATCAGGCCTCTACCCGAGGCTTGAATACAACGCCCTTGGTTGATGAGCGAGGGATCGTTTATTGCGGGCACAGCGAGCAGAACGCGAATGACACGACCATTCTGGGTTCCATTTTTGCCTTTGACGGTAATACCACAGGAGAAGTCAAAGAATCCGATCTGCTCTGGAAGCAAATGAAACGCACTGTCGCACGCAGCACTCCAGTCAAGCTGGGCGATCGAGTCTACTTTATCGAAGATGGTGCGAACCTGGTCATCGTTGAAGCGGCCACCGGCAGGATCGTTGGTGAAAAGAAGCTGGGCCGAATCATGTTCGGCAGTATGGTTCACGGTGACGGAAAATTCTATGCCATTGAGAACACCGGACGATCGTACATCCTGAAGCCCTCGGACAAAGGCGTTGATATCATCAGTCAGACCCGTCTGTCGCAGGGTGAAGAAGTATTTGGTTCTCCGGCAATTTCGGATGGTCGTATCTATATCCCAACCATCGAAGCGCTGTATTGCGTCGGACTGGAAAGCGCCGCCAAGCCTGTTGAGAAACCTGCGCGACCACGGCTCAGACTTTCAGTCTCTGGTGGCGCCGGTTCTGGCGGAAATCGGACGGCTGAAATTGCAACCATTCTTCTCACACCGGTCGAAAACCTGATCAAGCCAGGTGAAACACTTCAGTTGTCGGTTCGAGCCTATGACGAAAAAGGACGGTTCCTGAAGGAAGTCACAGAGGCCGATATCACTGTCGAAGGCGGAGGAAGCGTCAGCAACAAGCTGCTCTTTACCGCGCCGGATGGAGACGCTCCAGCAGCCGTGACCCTGAAAGCGACGGTCGGCGATCTGACCGCCAGTGCGAGAGTCCGTGTCATTCCAGCCCTGCCATGGAAGTTCGATTTCAATGATGGCAAGGTTCCTCCCACATGGATTGGAGCCAACTACCGACATAAACCCGCGAAAGTCGAAGGCGAAGACGTACTCGTAAAGATCAGCACCATTCCTCTCGGTACACGCAGCCAGGGTTGGATGGGATGGACCGATCTGCATGACTACACAATTCAGGCTGATTTTCTTGCGACGGAAACAGACGGTCGGCTGCCGGATATGGGTCTCGTGAATCAGCGCTACACGCTCGATCTGCAGGGATCTCAGCACCTGCAGATTCGTTCGTGGACACCTCGACTGGAATTGCGTTTCGCGAGAACTGTCGACATGCAATGGTCTGCCGGAACGTGGTACACCATGAAATTCCAGAGCGAAAACAAGGACGGCAAAGCCATTCTGCGAGGTAAGATCTGGCCAAGAAACTCATCTGAACCCACGGAATGGCAAATCGAAGCAGCCGACGAAACACCAAATGTTATTGGCAGTCCGGGAATGTTTGGTAAGTCATCGGATGCCGAATTCTATATCGATAATGTTCAGGTGTACGCAAACTAG
- a CDS encoding PQQ-binding-like beta-propeller repeat protein encodes MHHPTNRSFAIQFTTMLSAILALSIATAEDPTQFVRESISKMKVGANDWPQWGGTTHRNNCPDAKNVPTEWDVDSGKNIRWSMKLGSETYGNPVVANGKVYVGTNNGNGYLERYPSSVDLGCLICFDEKTGEFLWQHSNEKLPTGRVHDWPHQGVCAAPYVDGDRLWYVTNRGTVVCLDTEGFHDGENDSPFVNETVPDDKKEADVIWVLDMMKALSVSQHNMCSCSLTCVGDMLFVNTGNGVDEGHVTIPEERAPSFICINKNSGKVLWTDNSPGSNVLHGQWSSPAYGVFNGVAQVLFCGGDGYLYSFAAEGKNGKSDLLWKFDCNPKDSIYLLGGRATRNHLIATPVIYNGLVYVAVGEDPEHGEGNGHLWCIDPNKRGDVSPTLVYNSKEPEKPIAHKRLQALIEKEGDFERDNPNSAAVWHYVGADTEEWETTMHRTCGTVAIKNDLLFIPDFSGLVHCLDAKTGKPHWTHDMFAASWASPLIVEDRVYISDEDGDISIFKLSAEKELLGELNMGSSVYTSPVVANETLFIANRNQIFAIQNGAQSDPAE; translated from the coding sequence ATGCATCATCCAACGAATCGCAGCTTTGCAATTCAGTTCACCACAATGCTGTCAGCCATTCTGGCACTCTCAATTGCAACTGCGGAAGACCCTACTCAGTTCGTGCGTGAATCCATCAGCAAGATGAAGGTTGGCGCGAATGACTGGCCACAATGGGGTGGCACAACCCATCGAAACAATTGTCCGGACGCGAAGAACGTACCCACCGAATGGGACGTTGACAGTGGGAAGAACATTCGCTGGAGCATGAAGCTGGGCTCCGAAACCTATGGAAACCCGGTTGTTGCCAACGGTAAGGTCTATGTCGGGACAAACAATGGCAATGGCTATCTGGAGCGTTACCCCAGCTCCGTCGACCTTGGATGCCTGATTTGCTTCGACGAAAAGACCGGCGAATTTCTCTGGCAGCACAGCAACGAAAAACTGCCAACCGGACGCGTCCATGACTGGCCCCACCAGGGCGTCTGTGCCGCGCCCTATGTCGATGGGGATCGGCTCTGGTATGTGACGAATCGCGGAACAGTTGTGTGCCTGGACACAGAAGGATTTCATGACGGCGAAAACGACAGCCCTTTCGTGAATGAAACGGTACCTGACGACAAAAAGGAAGCGGACGTCATTTGGGTACTCGACATGATGAAAGCTCTGAGCGTTTCGCAACACAATATGTGCAGCTGCTCGCTGACCTGTGTGGGTGACATGCTTTTCGTGAATACAGGGAACGGAGTGGACGAAGGGCACGTTACAATTCCGGAAGAACGCGCTCCCAGCTTTATCTGCATCAACAAGAATTCAGGCAAGGTTCTCTGGACGGACAACTCCCCAGGCTCCAACGTTCTTCATGGGCAATGGTCGTCACCAGCCTACGGCGTATTCAACGGCGTCGCTCAGGTACTGTTCTGCGGTGGCGACGGATACCTTTACAGCTTTGCTGCAGAAGGAAAGAACGGTAAATCAGACCTTCTCTGGAAGTTTGACTGTAATCCGAAAGACTCGATCTATCTTCTGGGGGGTCGAGCGACAAGAAACCACCTGATCGCAACACCTGTGATTTACAATGGATTGGTTTATGTGGCTGTCGGCGAAGACCCTGAGCATGGCGAAGGAAATGGACACCTGTGGTGCATCGATCCAAACAAAAGAGGCGATGTCAGTCCCACTCTGGTCTACAACTCAAAAGAACCTGAAAAGCCAATCGCTCACAAGCGACTTCAGGCGCTGATCGAAAAAGAAGGCGACTTCGAACGCGATAATCCCAATTCTGCAGCGGTCTGGCATTACGTCGGAGCAGATACAGAAGAATGGGAAACGACCATGCACCGCACATGCGGGACTGTCGCAATCAAGAATGACCTGCTGTTCATTCCGGACTTCAGTGGCCTCGTGCATTGTCTTGACGCAAAGACGGGCAAACCGCACTGGACCCACGATATGTTCGCAGCCTCCTGGGCGTCGCCATTGATCGTGGAAGATCGCGTCTATATCAGTGATGAAGACGGCGACATTTCGATCTTCAAGTTGTCTGCAGAAAAAGAACTTCTCGGAGAGTTGAACATGGGATCGTCCGTTTACACTTCTCCTGTTGTGGCGAATGAGACGCTGTTTATTGCGAACCGAAATCAGATCTTCGCGATTCAGAATGGTGCTCAAAGTGACCCGGCTGAATAA
- the bshB1 gene encoding bacillithiol biosynthesis deacetylase BshB1, producing MTSLDILIVAPHPDDAEISVGGLIASSRRQNLQVGVLELTNGEPTPHGSLEIRRAETDAATRILDIRWRESLGLPNRSLQPTLEARRKLAEVFRRTRPRTILAPYWQDAHPDHVAASALCDDARFWSKLSRSDMDGEPYWPPKLLHYFSIHLRIHPAPSVVIDISEDIESKMQAVECYKSQLVTGRDQTFPTVIDDIRDRARYWGWSIGKAYGEPLMSRESIGIDGLNVLV from the coding sequence ATGACGTCTCTGGATATTTTGATCGTTGCGCCGCATCCCGATGACGCGGAAATCAGCGTGGGTGGCCTGATTGCATCTTCCCGACGGCAGAATCTGCAGGTCGGTGTTCTGGAACTGACAAACGGCGAACCAACTCCCCATGGAAGTCTGGAAATCAGGCGGGCTGAAACGGACGCAGCAACCCGGATTCTCGATATCCGGTGGCGTGAAAGCCTTGGCTTACCCAACCGCTCCCTGCAGCCAACGCTGGAAGCCCGTCGCAAGCTGGCTGAGGTATTTCGGCGAACCCGGCCCAGGACTATTCTGGCCCCGTACTGGCAGGACGCTCATCCGGATCATGTGGCAGCGAGTGCCCTATGTGATGACGCACGATTCTGGTCGAAACTCAGTCGTTCGGACATGGATGGTGAGCCCTACTGGCCACCAAAACTTCTTCATTATTTCAGCATTCACCTTCGAATCCACCCTGCTCCTTCCGTCGTTATAGATATCTCGGAAGACATCGAATCCAAGATGCAGGCAGTGGAGTGCTATAAGAGTCAGCTGGTAACTGGACGTGACCAGACTTTCCCGACCGTCATCGACGATATTCGTGATCGAGCTCGATACTGGGGCTGGTCCATAGGAAAAGCTTACGGCGAACCGCTGATGAGCCGTGAATCCATCGGTATCGACGGATTGAATGTGCTCGTTTAA
- a CDS encoding FHA domain-containing protein — MVALLHPLNQGRQIPIDRAVVVIGRSPECDSVLDFSSKISRMHCALVQVNHLFFIRDLGSMNGVWVDGARVEREHQLTNGMRVAIGDVQFQFYENVQPAAKGPRKGEVAGRKMPAFVDETVTASPNDDVIEIVDEDDICSVDVDVVEIVDDVEVAVEVVDEVIELDDARRFEDPDAIVAQHPGSGYVFPDHMLAEVDDAGVIPAGDEILVVDDVQIADDVHELDDVEIIAAESVSDEIQLVDEVEVVDSFDVIEVIDDVEVVDLCEDDVPHVEVIEFVEDVEVINVIDEVEVVDEVEIIEDVEPEFRPRPRRRRR, encoded by the coding sequence ATGGTTGCATTGCTTCACCCTCTGAATCAAGGGCGACAGATACCGATTGATCGTGCCGTTGTTGTCATTGGACGCAGCCCGGAATGTGACTCTGTTCTGGATTTCAGTTCGAAAATCTCTCGCATGCACTGCGCTCTGGTTCAGGTGAATCACCTGTTCTTTATTCGTGATCTCGGCAGCATGAACGGAGTCTGGGTTGATGGTGCTCGAGTTGAACGAGAGCACCAATTGACGAACGGCATGCGTGTTGCCATTGGAGACGTTCAGTTTCAGTTTTACGAGAACGTTCAGCCAGCTGCGAAGGGTCCACGCAAAGGTGAAGTCGCTGGCAGAAAAATGCCTGCGTTTGTCGATGAGACAGTGACAGCTTCACCAAATGACGATGTCATCGAAATTGTTGACGAAGACGACATTTGTTCTGTTGATGTTGACGTTGTTGAAATCGTTGACGACGTCGAGGTTGCCGTCGAAGTCGTTGACGAGGTCATAGAGCTTGACGACGCTCGCCGGTTCGAAGATCCGGACGCGATTGTGGCGCAACACCCCGGGTCAGGCTATGTGTTCCCGGATCATATGCTTGCCGAGGTTGATGATGCTGGCGTTATTCCGGCAGGTGACGAGATCCTCGTCGTGGACGACGTTCAGATTGCAGACGATGTGCATGAACTGGATGATGTCGAAATCATCGCCGCAGAGTCTGTCAGTGACGAGATCCAGCTTGTCGATGAAGTTGAGGTTGTTGATTCCTTCGATGTGATCGAAGTCATTGACGATGTCGAGGTTGTCGATCTTTGCGAAGACGATGTGCCACACGTTGAGGTGATTGAGTTTGTCGAAGACGTCGAAGTGATCAATGTCATCGATGAGGTTGAGGTCGTCGATGAGGTTGAAATCATTGAAGATGTGGAACCGGAGTTTCGGCCGCGCCCTCGTCGTCGCCGTCGTTAG
- a CDS encoding penicillin-binding protein activator LpoB, which translates to MLFTRMSGLNLLLGLSLAITGCRNTQHAHVLDSDDKDMVGSHTAGAETWKPLVEQSVARLMGRSMSTIHQASHLTIAGNDACPKRTVCFVGVENKSGEEIGDFREQIYQQIDSQVSSHDQFRMISRRYVEAAMGECRCRPEVLFLPERQRELQAALERVDQPFDYLLFATITSGTTNSNGDYQRNYTLTLDLLNIHTGESIKESAELRKGYHKSLLGKIKHY; encoded by the coding sequence ATGCTGTTCACTCGGATGTCTGGTCTCAATCTTCTGCTGGGGCTTTCCCTTGCAATTACCGGCTGCCGAAATACTCAGCATGCCCATGTTCTCGACTCCGATGATAAGGACATGGTTGGTAGCCATACTGCCGGCGCGGAGACATGGAAGCCACTGGTGGAGCAATCTGTGGCTCGACTGATGGGTCGGTCCATGTCGACGATTCATCAAGCGTCGCATCTGACGATTGCGGGCAATGATGCCTGCCCAAAACGGACGGTCTGCTTTGTTGGTGTTGAGAACAAGAGTGGCGAAGAAATCGGCGATTTTCGTGAACAGATCTACCAGCAGATTGATTCGCAGGTCAGCAGTCACGACCAGTTTCGGATGATCAGCCGCCGTTATGTTGAAGCAGCGATGGGTGAATGTCGCTGTCGTCCGGAAGTTCTTTTTCTGCCGGAGCGACAGCGAGAGCTGCAGGCGGCTCTTGAACGTGTGGATCAGCCGTTCGACTATCTGTTGTTTGCGACCATTACCTCAGGCACAACGAACAGCAACGGTGACTATCAGCGAAACTACACATTGACGCTGGATCTGCTGAATATCCACACAGGTGAATCAATCAAGGAATCTGCTGAATTGCGGAAGGGTTACCACAAATCACTTCTGGGTAAGATCAAGCACTACTAA
- a CDS encoding tetratricopeptide repeat protein, with protein sequence MRLHVLRKLTRQMAILLGSVTFAGCYSMNGYVVNSSGQSYYEQGNYQAAASEFQQALYNDPTNPDYMANLAKARWKMGDTVGAEQLYRQALTISPSHQPAYHGMAEMLASTGRGQEAVGLLQTWAATQPYVPESHVELAWLQREMGQQDAAAQSLQRALQVNPAHPTALAHLGQYYQDAGRPDQAIAMYQQSLRADWNQPDVHSRMAMAAQSAGPNHAVASTAMARGVHPYQMPRQQTVFGPPSTGQQIAQMQFQQQVAQMQRMPSQVAQSPYVTDQMAMMSPQAISEGALQQTPTMLSMTSAIPASGMSVAGNPVQQASLSASVPNVSGSPAGSPTIVGQMPSVHSVIQSDPLLQQGWSVVPGSIKVNDNGPTPTPKPAPAAAGGLSPTPDPVFTQASPVPARSVSASNALSSPQISSFDGTIPEVEAF encoded by the coding sequence ATGCGTCTGCACGTATTGCGAAAGCTGACTCGCCAAATGGCGATCCTTCTCGGCTCAGTGACGTTCGCCGGCTGTTATTCCATGAATGGCTACGTGGTGAATTCGTCTGGTCAAAGCTACTACGAACAAGGCAATTATCAGGCTGCTGCCTCCGAGTTCCAGCAGGCTCTGTACAACGATCCGACGAACCCCGATTACATGGCGAACCTGGCGAAGGCCCGCTGGAAGATGGGGGACACCGTCGGTGCGGAACAGCTCTATCGCCAGGCGCTGACGATCTCACCATCGCACCAGCCAGCCTATCACGGAATGGCAGAAATGCTGGCATCAACCGGTCGTGGACAGGAGGCGGTTGGACTGCTGCAGACCTGGGCGGCGACTCAACCTTATGTTCCTGAATCGCACGTTGAACTTGCCTGGTTGCAGCGGGAAATGGGGCAACAGGACGCAGCAGCCCAGTCACTTCAACGGGCACTTCAGGTGAATCCAGCCCACCCGACTGCGCTTGCTCACCTGGGGCAGTATTATCAGGATGCAGGACGTCCCGATCAGGCGATTGCGATGTATCAGCAGTCACTTCGAGCGGACTGGAATCAGCCCGATGTCCATTCAAGAATGGCAATGGCCGCTCAGTCAGCAGGACCAAACCATGCAGTCGCATCCACAGCGATGGCCCGCGGTGTCCATCCGTACCAGATGCCGCGGCAACAGACAGTTTTCGGGCCACCCAGTACGGGTCAGCAAATTGCGCAGATGCAGTTCCAGCAGCAAGTTGCACAAATGCAGCGAATGCCTTCGCAGGTCGCCCAGTCTCCTTACGTAACTGACCAGATGGCGATGATGTCGCCGCAAGCGATCAGCGAAGGTGCTCTGCAGCAAACGCCAACGATGCTGTCTATGACTTCGGCAATCCCGGCATCTGGCATGTCGGTCGCGGGGAACCCCGTGCAACAGGCTTCATTGTCAGCATCAGTTCCGAATGTTTCCGGAAGTCCTGCAGGATCGCCAACCATTGTTGGGCAAATGCCGTCGGTGCACTCTGTGATTCAATCTGATCCACTCCTGCAACAGGGATGGTCGGTTGTACCAGGCAGCATCAAAGTAAATGACAACGGCCCCACCCCAACTCCGAAACCCGCTCCGGCTGCCGCAGGAGGCCTCTCGCCAACGCCGGATCCCGTCTTCACACAGGCTTCGCCGGTTCCAGCCAGGTCTGTTTCTGCGTCAAACGCGCTGAGTTCTCCGCAGATCTCTTCCTTCGACGGCACAATTCCGGAGGTCGAAGCGTTTTAA
- a CDS encoding tetratricopeptide repeat protein, translating to MPESSRWLCLFVILGLSGCQTASQNSFAWLPFGSNTRAYDYATEPTPESVVPTASLDSREDAALSTPAPASRARIDELVASGIQAIQQDRLDDASNAFQSVLDSDPSNATAHHGIAMIADLRQNWSDAEYHYKQALRSRPQDAGLLNDLGYSYLLQNRFHEASSYLTRAVEQNPQHEKAQENLAMLALRQGDRSAAEEQLKKLHPANQVAMQMQRLESQLQVATSPTLSQPVYGDSSPSGIANTSVPQGASFEQVRALAEQKRLEAEAERRRRSAPPASHLASTAVNPWVAGQTSQPGYQNSLSGAVPAALTQQDVDRANTIPTPMVHQAVASNSQMMQPAGWPQSAQAADAVQASNAMQSVNVQTAQAPIVMPATVYGQPSMGGEGFMANSSAAGPVPAFQASLSQSPGAGIVAGNPTTPSAIPNTAAIPNTGESPSGSQNPLIQATGTVVPIHAGSNPLLAGLNAAPGALFPVNQPNPESMQTTVSGMPSETGQTYPAPSSPSLGGGGQFMPNGMIGTPNPVGQNPVAQNFVVQPSVTRNGAMFSQPASTLPAQQWQNEMQLQYATTTAGANSQPVVAPNPLAAYDQQLQQLESQYNQSLQQYDPATSSVQPVQAQY from the coding sequence ATGCCAGAATCATCTCGCTGGTTGTGCCTGTTTGTCATCCTGGGTCTCTCGGGATGCCAGACTGCCAGCCAAAACTCATTCGCATGGCTGCCATTCGGTTCGAATACGCGTGCCTACGACTATGCAACAGAACCGACGCCTGAGTCTGTCGTTCCCACTGCTTCGCTGGATTCCCGTGAGGATGCTGCGCTGAGTACACCCGCGCCTGCTTCGAGGGCGAGAATTGACGAACTTGTGGCATCGGGAATTCAGGCAATCCAGCAGGACCGACTGGATGACGCTTCAAATGCGTTTCAGTCCGTTCTTGACAGCGATCCGTCGAATGCCACGGCGCATCATGGAATCGCCATGATTGCCGACCTCAGGCAGAATTGGTCAGACGCAGAATATCATTACAAACAAGCGCTCCGCTCCCGTCCACAGGACGCCGGTTTGCTGAATGATCTTGGTTATTCGTATTTGCTTCAGAATCGATTCCACGAAGCGTCCAGCTATTTGACTCGAGCCGTTGAGCAGAACCCCCAACATGAAAAGGCTCAGGAAAACCTGGCTATGCTTGCGCTGAGGCAGGGCGACCGTTCTGCTGCTGAAGAGCAATTGAAGAAACTCCACCCGGCAAATCAGGTTGCAATGCAGATGCAAAGACTGGAATCACAGCTGCAGGTGGCGACCAGCCCGACTTTATCTCAGCCGGTATATGGGGATAGTTCACCCAGCGGCATCGCAAATACTTCGGTTCCTCAGGGGGCAAGTTTTGAGCAGGTGAGGGCACTGGCAGAGCAAAAGAGACTGGAAGCAGAAGCAGAGCGTCGTCGTCGTTCGGCTCCACCGGCCAGTCACCTTGCCTCAACGGCCGTCAATCCATGGGTGGCGGGGCAAACTTCCCAACCGGGCTATCAGAATTCACTGTCGGGGGCCGTTCCTGCTGCTTTGACACAACAGGACGTCGACCGCGCAAACACAATACCGACGCCAATGGTCCATCAGGCAGTGGCTTCAAATTCGCAGATGATGCAACCCGCTGGATGGCCGCAGTCGGCCCAGGCGGCGGACGCCGTTCAAGCCAGCAACGCCATGCAATCTGTGAACGTTCAAACCGCACAGGCGCCGATCGTCATGCCGGCCACAGTCTATGGTCAGCCATCAATGGGGGGCGAAGGGTTTATGGCAAATTCGTCCGCGGCAGGTCCTGTTCCTGCCTTTCAGGCAAGTCTCTCGCAGAGTCCCGGTGCCGGAATCGTCGCTGGAAATCCAACCACCCCTTCTGCCATTCCGAATACAGCCGCTATCCCAAACACAGGCGAATCGCCAAGCGGAAGTCAAAACCCGTTAATTCAGGCGACTGGCACTGTGGTACCGATACATGCAGGCTCAAATCCTTTACTCGCAGGTCTGAATGCAGCACCGGGAGCATTGTTCCCTGTGAATCAACCCAATCCTGAATCCATGCAGACTACAGTTTCAGGGATGCCTTCCGAAACAGGCCAGACTTATCCTGCACCTTCCAGTCCTTCATTGGGCGGAGGTGGCCAGTTCATGCCGAACGGAATGATCGGCACTCCGAATCCCGTCGGGCAGAATCCAGTTGCTCAGAATTTCGTAGTTCAGCCATCAGTGACTCGAAATGGTGCCATGTTTTCGCAGCCAGCCAGCACGTTGCCAGCGCAACAGTGGCAGAACGAAATGCAACTGCAGTATGCGACAACGACTGCTGGCGCCAACAGTCAACCTGTTGTCGCCCCTAACCCTCTTGCGGCCTACGATCAGCAGCTTCAACAGCTGGAATCCCAGTATAACCAAAGCCTTCAACAGTACGATCCAGCGACAAGTTCTGTTCAGCCAGTTCAGGCGCAGTACTGA